One part of the Arabidopsis thaliana chromosome 1 sequence genome encodes these proteins:
- the FMO gene encoding Flavin-binding monooxygenase family protein (Flavin-binding monooxygenase family protein; FUNCTIONS IN: NADP or NADPH binding, monooxygenase activity, FAD binding, flavin-containing monooxygenase activity; INVOLVED IN: oxidation reduction; LOCATED IN: cellular_component unknown; EXPRESSED IN: 22 plant structures; EXPRESSED DURING: 13 growth stages; CONTAINS InterPro DOMAIN/s: Flavin-containing monooxygenase FMO (InterPro:IPR000960), Flavin-containing monooxygenase-like (InterPro:IPR020946); BEST Arabidopsis thaliana protein match is: Flavin-binding monooxygenase family protein (TAIR:AT1G62580.1); Has 13440 Blast hits to 12864 proteins in 1673 species: Archae - 50; Bacteria - 7104; Metazoa - 1242; Fungi - 1614; Plants - 842; Viruses - 0; Other Eukaryotes - 2588 (source: NCBI BLink).) has protein sequence MATSHPDPTTSRHVAVIGAGAAGLVAARELRREGHSVVVLERGSQIGGVWAYTSQVEPDPLSLDPTRPVVHSSLYRSLRTNIPRECMGFTDFPFATRPHDGSRDPRRHPAHTEVLAYLRDFAKEFDIEEMVRFETEVVKAEQVAAEGEERGKWRVESRSSDGVVDEIYDAVVVCNGHYTEPRHALITGIDSWPGKQIHSHNYRVPDQFKDQVVIVIGSSASGVDICRDIAQVAKEVHVSSRSTSPDTYEKLTGYENLWLHSTIQIAREDGSVVFENGKTIYADTIMHCTGYKYYFPFLDTKGEVTVDDNRVGPLYKHVFPPALAPSLSFIGLPWQITPFPMFELQSKWVAAVLSGRVSLPSQDEMMEDTKAFYDKLEASGIPKRYTHLMPDDSQFEYDNWLADQCEYPRIEKWREQMFYIGFKRIYAQSSTYRDNWDDDHLIVEAYDDFVKFMSSYQELLPMLKT, from the exons ATGGCAACGAGTCATCCTGATCCAACCACCTCTCGCCACGTGGCAGTAATCGGAGCCGGAGCCGCTGGACTCGTAGCTGCTCGTGAGCTACGTCGTGAAGGCCACTCAGTAGTCGTCTTAGAGCGCGGGAGCCAAATCGGAGGCGTGTGGGCTTACACCTCTCAAGTCGAACCAGACCCGCTTAGCCtcgacccgacccgacccgtCGTCCACTCAAGCCTCTACAGATCCCTACGTACCAACATCCCTCGAGAATGCATGGGCTTCACCGACTTCCCTTTTGCGACCCGACCACACGACGGGTCAAGGGATCCGAGAAGACATCCGGCTCATACTGAGGTTCTTGCTTACCTGCGAGACTTTGCTAAAGAATTCGATATCGAGGAAATGGTTAGGTTCGAGACGGAGGTTGTTAAGGCGGAGCAGGTGGCGGCAGAGGGGGAGGAGAGAGGGAAGTGGAGGGTTGAATCGAGAAGCTCCGATGGTGTTGTCGACGAGATATACGACGCCGTTGTGGTTTGTAACGGACACTATACCGAGCCTCGTCATGCTCTTATCACTG gcaTAGATTCATGGCCAGGCAAGCAGATTCACAGCCACAATTACCGTGTTCCTGACCAATTCAAAGATCAG GTGGTGATAGTGATCGGAAGCTCTGCGAGTGGAGTTGATATATGCAGAGATATAGCGCAGGTCGCGAAAGAAGTCCACGTATCATCTAGATCAACTTCACCGGATACTTACGAGAAGCTTACCGGTTACGAGAATCTATGGCTTCACTCAACG ATTCAAATTGCCCGCGAAGACGGTTCGGTGGTTTTCGAGAATGGAAAGACAATTTACGCGGATACCATCATGCATTGTACCGG GTACAAGTATTACTTCCCGTTTCTTGACACGAAAGGTGAGGTGACTGTTGACGATAATCGTGTTGGACCGTTGTATAAGCATGTTTTTCCTCCAGCTCTTGCCCCCAGCCTTTCGTTCATCGGCTTACCATGGCAG ATCACTCCCTTTCCGATGTTTGAGCTTCAAAGCAAGTGGGTCGCAGCGGTCTTGTCCGGCCGAGTATCTCTCCCATCGCAAGACGAGATGATGGAAGACACTAAGGCATTCTACGATAAGCTAGAAGCCTCGGGAATTCCCAAAAGATATACACATTTGATGCCAGATGACTCTCAG TTTGAATACGACAATTGGCTTGCGGATCAATGTGAATATCCCCGGATAGAGAAATGGAGAGAACAAATGTTTTACATCGGTTTCAAGAGAATATATGCACAATCCTCTACATATAGAGATAATTGGGACGATGATCATCTCATCGTAGAAGCATACGATGATTTCGTCAAATTCATGTCAAGTTATCAAGAACTTTTGCCGATGCTCAAAACCTAA
- a CDS encoding F-box and associated interaction domains-containing protein (F-box and associated interaction domains-containing protein; CONTAINS InterPro DOMAIN/s: F-box domain, cyclin-like (InterPro:IPR001810), F-box domain, Skp2-like (InterPro:IPR022364), F-box associated domain, type 1 (InterPro:IPR006527), F-box associated interaction domain (InterPro:IPR017451); BEST Arabidopsis thaliana protein match is: F-box family protein (TAIR:AT1G12170.1); Has 1345 Blast hits to 1311 proteins in 37 species: Archae - 0; Bacteria - 0; Metazoa - 0; Fungi - 0; Plants - 1340; Viruses - 0; Other Eukaryotes - 5 (source: NCBI BLink).) has product MACVKFPWELMEEILYRVPSLSLSRFKTVSKEWNTLLNDKTFIKKHLALVRPQFRLWTNSKVYSVDVSLNDDPNIELRELPLDIPYVIDHRTTNFLPCNDLLFCASWWSNKAVVWNPSLRQTRLIKSGEEHFRFGGIGYDSGRPGKGYHIFGHSHSRLSVNGNTSKFIKRFYITKFESNAWKCIDDVSLGENSIGGDSLDNNNVSLNGNLYWTTNSYDTDEYLIQSFDFSKEIFKIFCVLPRKKDSSDIPVLSVFRGDRLSVLHKFKGTNNMEIWVTKNKINESVKAVVWMMFMTVSIPIYKDSKPSYFINDIYEKRLVMCCSDENGKACVYIVKDQARKKIQLGFHVSEFSHCFYDPSLIPIPSETSGQKISNS; this is encoded by the coding sequence ATGGCGTGTGTGAAATTTCCGTGGGAATTGATGGAAGAGATACTCTATCGTGTTccatctctatctctttccCGATTCAAAACTGTTTCCAAAGAATGGAACACACTTCTCAACGATAAGACGTTCATCAAGAAACACTTGGCTCTCGTCCGTCCTCAATTCCGTTTATGGACCAATTCCAAGGTTTATTCGGTTGATGTCAGTCTAAACGATGATCCAAATATAGAGCTGCGTGAATTGCCCTTAGATATTCCTTATGTAATTGATCATAGGACTACAAACTTTCTTCCTTGCAATGACTTATTGTTTTGTGCCTCATGGTGGAGCAATAAAGCTGTTGTTTGGAACCCGTCGTTGAGACAAACTAGATTGATTAAATCGGGGGAAGAACATTTCCGGTTTGGTGGCATAGGATATGATAGTGGTAGACCCGGAAAAGGTTACCATATATTTGGGCATAGTCATAGTCGGCTAAGTGTTAATGGAAACACCTCTaagtttattaaaagattttatatcACCAAGTTTGAAAGTAATGCGTGGAAATGTATTGATGATGTTTCCCTTGGAGAGAATTCCATAGGAGGAGATTCAttagataataataatgtatCTTTGAATGGAAATTTGTATTGGACTACTAATAGCTATGATACTGATGAATATCTCATccaaagtttcgatttttccAAAGAGATATTCAAAATCTTTTGCGTTCTACCAAGGAAGAAGGATTCTTCTGATATTCCAGTCCTCTCAGTTTTTAGGGGAGATCGACTTTCGGtattacataaatttaaagGAACAAATAACATGGAGATTTGGGTGACAAAGAACAAGATTAATGAGAGTGTAAAAGCTGTGGTGTGGATGATGTTCATGACAGTTTCAATACCTATATATAAGGACTCTAAGCCAAGTTACTTTATCAATGATATCTACGAAAAGAGACTCGTCATGTGTTGCAGTGACGAAAATGGAAAGGCTTGCGTTTATATTGTGAAGGACCAAGCAAGGAAAAAGATTCAACTAGGTTTTCATGTTAGTGAGTTTAGTCATTGTTTCTATGATCCCAGCTTGATTCCTATTCCTTCAGAGACTTCAGGACAAAAAATAAGCAATAGTTAG
- the FMO gene encoding Flavin-binding monooxygenase family protein, with the protein MATSHPDPTTSRHVAVIGAGAAGLVAARELRREGHSVVVLERGSQIGGVWAYTSQVEPDPLSLDPTRPVVHSSLYRSLRTNIPRECMGFTDFPFATRPHDGSRDPRRHPAHTEVLAYLRDFAKEFDIEEMVRFETEVVKAEQVAAEGEERGKWRVESRSSDGVVDEIYDAVVVCNGHYTEPRHALITGIDSWPGKQIHSHNYRVPDQFKDQVVIVIGSSASGVDICRDIAQVAKEVHVSSRSTSPDTYEKLTGYENLWLHSTIQIAREDGSVVFENGKTIYADTIMHCTGYKYYFPFLDTKGEVTVDDNRVGPLYKHVFPPALAPSLSFIGLPWQVNNLYNVYDLASVNTFAAFIAYDLIVWLRCTQKKKKKKRSHWFNLVS; encoded by the exons ATGGCAACGAGTCATCCTGATCCAACCACCTCTCGCCACGTGGCAGTAATCGGAGCCGGAGCCGCTGGACTCGTAGCTGCTCGTGAGCTACGTCGTGAAGGCCACTCAGTAGTCGTCTTAGAGCGCGGGAGCCAAATCGGAGGCGTGTGGGCTTACACCTCTCAAGTCGAACCAGACCCGCTTAGCCtcgacccgacccgacccgtCGTCCACTCAAGCCTCTACAGATCCCTACGTACCAACATCCCTCGAGAATGCATGGGCTTCACCGACTTCCCTTTTGCGACCCGACCACACGACGGGTCAAGGGATCCGAGAAGACATCCGGCTCATACTGAGGTTCTTGCTTACCTGCGAGACTTTGCTAAAGAATTCGATATCGAGGAAATGGTTAGGTTCGAGACGGAGGTTGTTAAGGCGGAGCAGGTGGCGGCAGAGGGGGAGGAGAGAGGGAAGTGGAGGGTTGAATCGAGAAGCTCCGATGGTGTTGTCGACGAGATATACGACGCCGTTGTGGTTTGTAACGGACACTATACCGAGCCTCGTCATGCTCTTATCACTG gcaTAGATTCATGGCCAGGCAAGCAGATTCACAGCCACAATTACCGTGTTCCTGACCAATTCAAAGATCAG GTGGTGATAGTGATCGGAAGCTCTGCGAGTGGAGTTGATATATGCAGAGATATAGCGCAGGTCGCGAAAGAAGTCCACGTATCATCTAGATCAACTTCACCGGATACTTACGAGAAGCTTACCGGTTACGAGAATCTATGGCTTCACTCAACG ATTCAAATTGCCCGCGAAGACGGTTCGGTGGTTTTCGAGAATGGAAAGACAATTTACGCGGATACCATCATGCATTGTACCGG GTACAAGTATTACTTCCCGTTTCTTGACACGAAAGGTGAGGTGACTGTTGACGATAATCGTGTTGGACCGTTGTATAAGCATGTTTTTCCTCCAGCTCTTGCCCCCAGCCTTTCGTTCATCGGCTTACCATGGCAGGTTAATAATCTTTATAATGTTTATGATCTGGCTTCTGTGAATACATTTGCTGCTTTTATTGCATATGATCTCATTGTTTGGTTGAggtgcacacaaaaaaaaaaaaaaaaaaaaagatctcaTTGGTTTAACTTGGTTTCTTAG